From a single Leopardus geoffroyi isolate Oge1 chromosome E1, O.geoffroyi_Oge1_pat1.0, whole genome shotgun sequence genomic region:
- the KAT2A gene encoding histone acetyltransferase KAT2A isoform X2, which yields MAEPTQASTPAPATQSRPLQSPAPAPTPTPAPSPASAPTPAPTPAPAPAPAAAPAGSTGTGAPGVGSGGTGSGGDPARPGLSQQQRASQRKAQVRGLPRAKKLEKLGVFSACKANETCKCNGWKNPKPPTAPRMDLQQPAANLSELCRSCEHPLADHVSHLENVSEEEINRLLGMVVDVENLFMSVHKEEDTDTKQVYFYLFKLLRKCILQMTRPVVEGSLGSPPFEKPNIEQGVLNFVQYKFSHLAPRERQTMFELSKMFLLCLNYWKLETPAQFRQRSQAEDVATYKVNYTRWLCYCHVPQSCDSLPRYETTHIFGRSLLRSIFTVTRRQLLEKFRVEKDKLVPEKRTLILTHFPKFLSMLEEEIYGANSPIWESGFTMPPSEGTQLVPRPATVSAAVVPSAPIFSPTMGGGSNSSLSLDSGGAEPMPGEKRKLPENLTLEDAKRLRVMGDIPMELVNEVMLTITDPAAMLGPETSLLSANAARDETARLEERRGIIEFHVIGNSLTPKANRRVLLWLVGLQNVFSHQLPRMPKEYIARLVFDPKHKTLALIKDGRVIGGICFRMFPTQGFTEIVFCAVTSNEQVKGYGTHLMNHLKEYHIKHNILYFLTYADEYAIGYFKKQGFSKDIKVPKSRYLGYIKDYEGATLMECELNPRIPYTELSHIIKKQKEIIKKLIERKQAQIRKVYPGLSCFKEGVRQIPVESVPGIRETGWKPLGKEKGKELKDPDQLYTTLKNLLAQIKSHPSAWPFMEPVKKSEAPDYYEVIRFPIDLKTMTERLRSRYYVTRKLFVADLQRVIANCREYNPPDSEYCRCASALEKFFYFKLKEGGLIDK from the exons ATGGCGGAACCTACCCAGGCCTCAACCCCGGCGCCGGCCACGCAGTCCCGTCCCCTTCAgtctccagcccctgccccaacTCCGACTCCTGCCCCCAGCCCGGCTTCAGCCCCGACTCCGGCTCCCACTCCGGCACCAGCCCCCGCCCCAGCTGCAGCCCCAGCCGGGAGCACAGGGACTGGGGCTCCCGGGGTAGGAAGTGGGGGGACCGGGAGCGGAGGGGATCCGGCTCGACCTGGCCTGAGCCAGCAGCAGCGCGCCAGCCAGAGGAAGGCGCAAGTCCGGGGGCTGCCGCGCGCCAAGAAGCTTGAGAAGCTAGGGGTCTTCTCGGCTTgcaag GCCAATGAAACCTGCAAGTGTAATGGCTGGAAAAACCCCAAGCCCCCCACTGCACCCCGCATGGACCTACAGCAGCCAGCTGCCAACCTGAGCGAGCTATGCCGCAGCTGTGAGCACCCCTTGG CTGACCACGTATCCCACCTGGAGAATGTGTCAGAGGAGGAGATTAACCGGCTACTGGGTATGGTGGTGGACGTGGAGAACCTATTCATGTCTGTTCATAAGGAGGAGGACACAGACACTAAGCAGGTGTATTTCTACCTCTTCAAG cttctgcGGAAATGCATCCTGCAGATGACCCGGCCAGTGGTGGAGGGCTCCCTGGGCAGTCCCCCGTTTGAGAAGCCTAATATTGAACAG GGTGTGCTGAACTTTGTGCAATACAAGTTTAGTCACCTCGCCCCTCGGGAGCGGCAGACGATGTTTGAGCTCTCAAAGATGTTCCTGCTCTGCCTTAACTACTGGAAGCTTGAGACGCCTGCCCAATTTCGGCAGCGGTCTCAGGCCGAGGACGTGGCTACCTACAAGGTCAATTATACCAG ATGGCTCTGCTACTGCCACGTGCCCCAGAGCTGTGATAGCCTCCCCCGCTACGAGACCACTCACATCTTTGGGCGAAGCCTTCTCCGCTCTATCTTCACTGTGACCCGGCGGCAGCTGCTAGAGAAATTCCGGGTGGAAAAGGACAAGCTGGTGCCTGAGAAGAGGACCCTCATCCTCACCCACTTCCCAAA ATTCCTGTCCATGCTGGAGGAGGAGATCTATGGGGCGAACTCTCCGATCTGGGAGTCGGGCTTCACCATGCCGCCCTCAGAGGGGACCCAGCTGGTGCCCAGGCCAG CTACGGTCAGCGCGGCAGTTGTTCCCAGCGCCCCCATCTTCAGCCCCACCATGGGTGGGGGCAGCAACAGCTCCTTGAGTCTGGATTCCGGAGGGGCTGAGCCCATGCCAG GTGAGAAGAGGAAGCTCCCAGAGAACCTGACCCTGGAGGATGCCAAGCGGCTCCGCGTGATGGGCGACATCCCCATGGAGTTGGTCAACGAGGTCATGCTCACCATCACCGACCCTGCCGCCATGCTGGGGCCTGAG ACGAGCCTGCTGTCTGCCAACGCAGCCCGGGACGAGACGGCCCGCCTAGAGGAGCGCCGCGGCATCATTGAGTTCCATGTCATCGGCAACTCACTGACGCCCAAGGCCAACCGGCGGGTATTGCTGTGGCTCGTGGGGCTGCAGAATGTCTTCTCCCACCAGCTGCCGCGCATGCCCAAGGAGTACATCGCCCGCCTCGTCTTTGACCC GAAGCACAAGACTCTGGCCTTGATCAAGGATGGGCGGGTCATTGGTGGGATCTGCTTCCGCATGTTTCCCACCCAGGGCTTCACAGAGATTGTCTTCTGTGCTGTCACCTCAAATGAGCAAGTCAAG GGCTATGGGACTCACCTGATGAACCACTTGAAGGAGTATCACATCAAACACAACATTCTCTACTTCCTCACCTATGCCGACGAGTACGCCATTGGCTACTTCAAAAAGCAG GGCTTCTCCAAGGACATCAAGGTTCCCAAGAGCCGCTACCTGGGCTACATTAAGGACTATGAGGGTGCAACATTGATGGAGTGTGAGCTGAATCCCCGGATCCCCTACACGGAGCTGTCCCACATCATCAAAAAGCAGAAggag ATCATCAAGAAGCTGATTGAGCGCAAACAAGCCCAGATCCGAAAGGTCTACCCCGGGCTCAGCTGCTTCAAGGAGGGTGTGAGGCAGATCCCTGTGGAGAGTGTCCCCGGCATTC GAGAGACAGGCTGGAAGCCgttggggaaggagaaggg GAAGGAGCTGAAGGATCCAGACCAGCTCTACACAACCCTCAAAAACTTGCTGGCCCAGATCAAG TCACACCCCAGTGCCTGGCCCTTCATGGAGCCTGTGAAGAAGTCAGAGGCCCCTGACTACTATGAGGTCATCCGCTTCCCTATTG
- the RAB5C gene encoding ras-related protein Rab-5C, with protein MAGRGGAARPNGPAAGNKICQFKLVLLGESAVGKSSLVLRFVKGQFHEYQESTIGAAFLTQTVCLDDTTVKFEIWDTAGQERYHSLAPMYYRGAQAAIVVYDITNTDTFARAKNWVKELQRQASPNIVIALAGNKADLASKRAVEFQEAQAYAEDNSLLFMETSAKTAMNVNEIFMAIAKKLPKNEPQNAAGAPGRNRGVDLQENNPASRSQCCSN; from the exons ATGGCGGGTCGGGGAGGTGCAGCGCGACCCAACGGACCAGCCGCTGGGAACAAGATCTGTCAGTTTAAGCTGGTCCTGCTCGGGGAGTCTGCAGTGGGCAAATCCAGCCTCGTGCTCCGCTTTGTCAAGGGACAGTTCCATGAGTACCAGGAGAGCACCATTGGAG CGGCCTTCCTCACACAGACGGTCTGTTTGGACGACACAACAGTCAAATTTGAGATCTGGGACACAGCTGGACAGGAGCGGTATCACAGCCTGGCCCCCATGTACTATCGGGGGGCCCAAGCTGCCATCGTGGTCTATGACATCACCAACACA GATACATTTGCACGGGCCAAGAACTGGGTGAAGGAGCTACAGAGGCAGGCTAGCCCCAACATCGTCATCGCACTTGCAGGGAACAAGGCGGACCTGGCCAGCAAGAGAGCCGTGGAGTTCCAG GAAGCACAAGCCTATGCGGAAGACAACAGTCTGCTGTTCATGGAGACATCAGCAAAGACTGCGATGAACGTGAATGAAATTTTCATGGCAATAG CTAAGAAGCTTCCCAAGAACGAGCCCCAGAATGCAGCTGGTGCTCCAGGCCGGAACCGAGGCGTGGACCTCCAGGAGAACAACCCAGCCAGCCGGAGCCAGTGCTGCAGCAACTGA
- the HSPB9 gene encoding heat shock protein beta-9, with protein MQRVGSGLPSRSRVASPCPSAALAEQNQVATLPVRLLRDDSAASQNFPVEDGFQMKVDTYGFTPDELLVQVDGQCLMVTGKRQLEGRNPDGAGYRIAQRVHRQMQLPPDLDPAAMTCSLTPSGQLWVRGQCRALPPLEAQTGPSLRLQGRGSNKSQPSLTR; from the coding sequence ATGCAGCGGGTCGGTAGCGGTCTCCCCAGCAGGAGCCGGGTGGCATCCCCCTGTCCCAGCGCAGCCCTCGCTGAACAGAACCAGGTGGCCACGCTACCGGTACGGCTGCTCAGGGACGATTCGGCAGCTTCGCAGAACTTCCCTGTGGAGGATGGCTTCCAGATGAAGGTGGATACCTACGGCTTCACTCCCGACGAGCTGCTGGTGCAAGTGGACGGCCAATGTCTGATGGTGACGGGCAAGCGGCAACTGGAGGGCCGCAACCCGGATGGGGCCGGATACCGCATAGCGCAAAGGGTGCACCGGCAGATGCAACTACCACCGGACCTGGATCCAGCCGCCATGACCTGCAGCCTGACTCCCTCGGGCCAGCTGTGGGTCCGAGGCCAGTGCCGGGCGCTGCCTCCCCTTGAGGCCCAAACAGGACCATCCCTGAGACTCCAGGGCCGTGGCTCTAATAAGAGTCAACCTAGCCTGACCCGATAA
- the KAT2A gene encoding histone acetyltransferase KAT2A isoform X1, producing the protein MAEPTQASTPAPATQSRPLQSPAPAPTPTPAPSPASAPTPAPTPAPAPAPAAAPAGSTGTGAPGVGSGGTGSGGDPARPGLSQQQRASQRKAQVRGLPRAKKLEKLGVFSACKANETCKCNGWKNPKPPTAPRMDLQQPAANLSELCRSCEHPLADHVSHLENVSEEEINRLLGMVVDVENLFMSVHKEEDTDTKQVYFYLFKLLRKCILQMTRPVVEGSLGSPPFEKPNIEQGVLNFVQYKFSHLAPRERQTMFELSKMFLLCLNYWKLETPAQFRQRSQAEDVATYKVNYTRWLCYCHVPQSCDSLPRYETTHIFGRSLLRSIFTVTRRQLLEKFRVEKDKLVPEKRTLILTHFPKFLSMLEEEIYGANSPIWESGFTMPPSEGTQLVPRPGTRPATVSAAVVPSAPIFSPTMGGGSNSSLSLDSGGAEPMPGEKRKLPENLTLEDAKRLRVMGDIPMELVNEVMLTITDPAAMLGPETSLLSANAARDETARLEERRGIIEFHVIGNSLTPKANRRVLLWLVGLQNVFSHQLPRMPKEYIARLVFDPKHKTLALIKDGRVIGGICFRMFPTQGFTEIVFCAVTSNEQVKGYGTHLMNHLKEYHIKHNILYFLTYADEYAIGYFKKQGFSKDIKVPKSRYLGYIKDYEGATLMECELNPRIPYTELSHIIKKQKEIIKKLIERKQAQIRKVYPGLSCFKEGVRQIPVESVPGIRETGWKPLGKEKGKELKDPDQLYTTLKNLLAQIKSHPSAWPFMEPVKKSEAPDYYEVIRFPIDLKTMTERLRSRYYVTRKLFVADLQRVIANCREYNPPDSEYCRCASALEKFFYFKLKEGGLIDK; encoded by the exons ATGGCGGAACCTACCCAGGCCTCAACCCCGGCGCCGGCCACGCAGTCCCGTCCCCTTCAgtctccagcccctgccccaacTCCGACTCCTGCCCCCAGCCCGGCTTCAGCCCCGACTCCGGCTCCCACTCCGGCACCAGCCCCCGCCCCAGCTGCAGCCCCAGCCGGGAGCACAGGGACTGGGGCTCCCGGGGTAGGAAGTGGGGGGACCGGGAGCGGAGGGGATCCGGCTCGACCTGGCCTGAGCCAGCAGCAGCGCGCCAGCCAGAGGAAGGCGCAAGTCCGGGGGCTGCCGCGCGCCAAGAAGCTTGAGAAGCTAGGGGTCTTCTCGGCTTgcaag GCCAATGAAACCTGCAAGTGTAATGGCTGGAAAAACCCCAAGCCCCCCACTGCACCCCGCATGGACCTACAGCAGCCAGCTGCCAACCTGAGCGAGCTATGCCGCAGCTGTGAGCACCCCTTGG CTGACCACGTATCCCACCTGGAGAATGTGTCAGAGGAGGAGATTAACCGGCTACTGGGTATGGTGGTGGACGTGGAGAACCTATTCATGTCTGTTCATAAGGAGGAGGACACAGACACTAAGCAGGTGTATTTCTACCTCTTCAAG cttctgcGGAAATGCATCCTGCAGATGACCCGGCCAGTGGTGGAGGGCTCCCTGGGCAGTCCCCCGTTTGAGAAGCCTAATATTGAACAG GGTGTGCTGAACTTTGTGCAATACAAGTTTAGTCACCTCGCCCCTCGGGAGCGGCAGACGATGTTTGAGCTCTCAAAGATGTTCCTGCTCTGCCTTAACTACTGGAAGCTTGAGACGCCTGCCCAATTTCGGCAGCGGTCTCAGGCCGAGGACGTGGCTACCTACAAGGTCAATTATACCAG ATGGCTCTGCTACTGCCACGTGCCCCAGAGCTGTGATAGCCTCCCCCGCTACGAGACCACTCACATCTTTGGGCGAAGCCTTCTCCGCTCTATCTTCACTGTGACCCGGCGGCAGCTGCTAGAGAAATTCCGGGTGGAAAAGGACAAGCTGGTGCCTGAGAAGAGGACCCTCATCCTCACCCACTTCCCAAA ATTCCTGTCCATGCTGGAGGAGGAGATCTATGGGGCGAACTCTCCGATCTGGGAGTCGGGCTTCACCATGCCGCCCTCAGAGGGGACCCAGCTGGTGCCCAGGCCAGGTACACGCCCTG CTACGGTCAGCGCGGCAGTTGTTCCCAGCGCCCCCATCTTCAGCCCCACCATGGGTGGGGGCAGCAACAGCTCCTTGAGTCTGGATTCCGGAGGGGCTGAGCCCATGCCAG GTGAGAAGAGGAAGCTCCCAGAGAACCTGACCCTGGAGGATGCCAAGCGGCTCCGCGTGATGGGCGACATCCCCATGGAGTTGGTCAACGAGGTCATGCTCACCATCACCGACCCTGCCGCCATGCTGGGGCCTGAG ACGAGCCTGCTGTCTGCCAACGCAGCCCGGGACGAGACGGCCCGCCTAGAGGAGCGCCGCGGCATCATTGAGTTCCATGTCATCGGCAACTCACTGACGCCCAAGGCCAACCGGCGGGTATTGCTGTGGCTCGTGGGGCTGCAGAATGTCTTCTCCCACCAGCTGCCGCGCATGCCCAAGGAGTACATCGCCCGCCTCGTCTTTGACCC GAAGCACAAGACTCTGGCCTTGATCAAGGATGGGCGGGTCATTGGTGGGATCTGCTTCCGCATGTTTCCCACCCAGGGCTTCACAGAGATTGTCTTCTGTGCTGTCACCTCAAATGAGCAAGTCAAG GGCTATGGGACTCACCTGATGAACCACTTGAAGGAGTATCACATCAAACACAACATTCTCTACTTCCTCACCTATGCCGACGAGTACGCCATTGGCTACTTCAAAAAGCAG GGCTTCTCCAAGGACATCAAGGTTCCCAAGAGCCGCTACCTGGGCTACATTAAGGACTATGAGGGTGCAACATTGATGGAGTGTGAGCTGAATCCCCGGATCCCCTACACGGAGCTGTCCCACATCATCAAAAAGCAGAAggag ATCATCAAGAAGCTGATTGAGCGCAAACAAGCCCAGATCCGAAAGGTCTACCCCGGGCTCAGCTGCTTCAAGGAGGGTGTGAGGCAGATCCCTGTGGAGAGTGTCCCCGGCATTC GAGAGACAGGCTGGAAGCCgttggggaaggagaaggg GAAGGAGCTGAAGGATCCAGACCAGCTCTACACAACCCTCAAAAACTTGCTGGCCCAGATCAAG TCACACCCCAGTGCCTGGCCCTTCATGGAGCCTGTGAAGAAGTCAGAGGCCCCTGACTACTATGAGGTCATCCGCTTCCCTATTG